The Thermodesulfobacteriota bacterium region CTCGGGATCGGACCCGACGAGCTCCCTCGCCGCGTCCGCCTGCTCGGGCGTGAGGCCGGGCGGGATCGCCTGCGGCCGGAACGGCGATTGCGGCTGCGACAGCGCCTGCGACTGGGACAGCGCCACGCCGGAGCCGGAGCCGAACGGTTCCGCGGCGGAAACAGTCGAGGGCAGCGACAGGAGGAGAAAGAGAAGAACGGGAACGAGCAGAACCGGCAGAACCGGGACGTTCCTGAGCATCAGAACTTCCGCAGAACGGGGACAGACCTGCCGGACCAGGGACCGAAGGGTCGGAACGTTCCTCAGTTGGCGCAAGCAAGCGGTCCTTTACGCGGAATTATGCGGCCCAGTTTACCACCAGTTCGCAGGCTACCGCCCATACGGGGAGCCGGGCACGATCCCCGCTTCGCGGACAGGGAGATTTTCACCGGACGCGACAGCTCAATAGATGATACCAACCTCCGGGAGATAATCTCTCTGTTTTTTTGGGGGGTTTCGAATGGGGCGGACCTACGTCTCGAGGTCGTTCTTCCCGATCGTCAGCTTGTAGCTGGATACGGCGTCGAGCAGCAGCACCACGCGCTCGCGGTCAGGCAGCTCCTCGAGGAAAATGGCATCCAGCCCCGCGAAGGGGCCTTCCCCGATCTTGACCTTCTGGCCGGGCGACAGGTCGATCTTCCTGGGCTCGAGCTTGACGAATCCCTCGGGATCCATCCGCTCCCGGATCGCGACGATGATCTCCTCCCCCACCTCATGGGGATCGATGCCGAAGCAGATGACCCGGGCCACGCCGTGCGTGTACTTGATGGTCTTCAGCTCATCGCCCCGGAAGCGGACGAACAGGTAGGTCGGGAAGAGGGGGCGGACATCGAGGACATCCTTGTAGCGGCGCGACTTCTTGCGGAATTTCGGGAAAAGGACATCGTAACCGGCGCCGGTCAGCCGGGTGAACACCCGGTTTTCGTTCAGGGCCTTCGTCTTGACCAGGTACCACTTCGGTTCCAAGCGTCCCCCCGGATGGGGATACTATCGGAACCGGCGAATATGGGCAAGCGGCCCGTCAGCCGGACCCGATCCGCGCCCGGACGCGCCGCGCGGCCTCGACCATGTTGGCGAGCGACGCTTCGACCTCCGGCCAGCCCCGCGTCTTGAGCCCGCAGTCGGGATTCACCCAGAGCCGCTCGGGCGGGATCACCTCGGCCGCCTTCGTCAGCAGCGTCTCGATCTCCTCGCAGGACGGCACGCGCGGGGAATGGATGTCGTAGACGCCGGGGCCGACGTCGCCCGGGATCCGCCCCAGGCGGAAGTTCGAGAGCAGCTCCATCCCTGAGCGGGAGGACTCTATGGACATGACGTCCGCGTCCATTTCCACTATGGAATCGAGGATATCCCCGAACTCGGAGTAGCAGAAATGCGTGTGGACCTGCGTCTCGTCGCGGACGCCTCCCGTCGCCAGGCGGAACGCGTTGACCGCCCAGCGCAGGTACCGCGGCATGTCCGCGCGGCGCAGCGGCAGCCCCTCCCGGATGGCGGGCTCGTCGACCTGGATCATGCCGATGCCCGCGGCCTCCAGGTCGGCCACCTCGTCGCGCAGGGCGAGCGCGATCTGCCGGCACGTCTCGCCGCGGGGCTGGTCGTCCCGGACGAACGACCACTGCAGCATCGTGACCGGGCCGGTGAGGATCCCCTTCATGGGGCGGCGCGTCAGCGACTGGGCGAAGCGGGACCATTCCACCGTCATGGGGTGCCGCCGCTTCACGTCGCCGAAAAGCACGGGCGGCTTCACGCACCGGGAGCCGAAGCTCTGCACCCACCCGTTCTCCGTGAACGCATACCCTGCGAGCTGCTCCCCGAAGAATTCGACCATGTCGTTGCGCTCGAACTCCCCGTGGACCAGGGCGTCCATCCCCAGCTTTTCCTGCAGGGCGACGCACCTGCGGATCTCGCCGCGGAGGAATTCCTCGTACTCCTCCTTCGACATCAGCCCCTTCCGTCGTTTCGAGCGGGCCTCGCGGATCTCGGCGGTCTGCGGGAAGGAGCCGATCGAGGTCGTCGGGAGGAGAGGGAGGCCGAAGCGCGTCCGCTGGCCGGCGATCCGCTGCCGGAGCGCCCCGGGGCGGCGCAGCATCGACTCGTCCACGGAGGAGGTCCTCGCCCGCACTTCCGGGTCGCGGGTCCGGGGGGAGGAGCGGCGCGCGGCGATCGCGGCGCGCGATTCGGCGAACAGCGGGCCGGCGGGGACGTCGGCGCCCGCGGCATCCGCCAGCGCCCGCACCTCCGCAATCTTCTGGGCGGCGAAGGCCATCCAGCTCCGCAGCTCCGGATCGAGCCCGTGTTCGGCAGCCAGGTCGATCGGAACGTGGAGCAGCGAGCACGAAGGGGCCACGAGCAGGCGGCCCTCCCCGACGGCATGCACGGCGCGGCGTATAAGGGAATGCGCGGCGTCGAGGTCGGTGCGCCAGATGTTGCGGCCGTCCACCACGCCCAGCGACAGCGAGCATCCGGCGGGGAGCGCCTCCAGGACGGCGTCGAGCTGCTCGGGCGCCCGGACGAGGTCCACGTGGATGCCGTCGCACCCCGATCCCGCCAGCAGCGGGAGGTTGTGCGCCACGGACCCGAAGTAGGTCGCGATCATCAGCCGCGGGCGGCGTGCGCAGGCGGCCAGGCGGGGCAGCGCGCGGCGGTACGCATCCGCGGCGGCCTCGTCGAGATCGAGCGCCAGGCACGGCTCGTCGAGCTGGATCCATCCCACACTTTTCGCGGCCAGCGCGCCGAGCAGCTCCTCGTATACGGGCAAAAGCGCGTCGAGCCGGTCGAGCGGGACCCGCGGCCCCGGCGAGCCCGGCGCGTACCTTGACAGCATCAGGAAGGTCACCGGTCCGGGGACCACCGGCCGCGGATCGATCCCGAGGGAGCGCGCCTCCTCCATCTCGGAGAGGATCTTCGAAGTGTCCAGGCGAAACGACAGGCCCGGCTCCATCTCGGGGACGATGTAGTGGTAGTTCGTGTCGAACCACTTCGTCATGTCGAGGGCGGGAAGGTCGATGTTCGCCCCGCGGTCCTGGAGCCCCCGCGCCATCGCGAAATAGCGGGCCTGCGGGTCCTGGACGCACCGGTAGCGCCCGGGAACGGCCCCGACGGCGACCGCCATGTCGAGCATGTGGTCGTACAGCGAAAAGTCGTTGCAGGGGATATGGTCGAGTCCCGCCTCCTTCATCGCCGTCCAGTGCCGGCGGCGCAGCGCGGCGGCCGCGGACTGCAGCTCTGCAGCGGTGGTCTTCCCCGCCCAGTGCCCTTCCAGCGCCTTCTTGAGTTCCCGCCCGATTCCGATGCGCGGATAGCCGAGACACGCAGCGAGGACCGGCATCACCCTGGCTCCTTTCCGATCAGGCCGGGCGGGTCGGGCCGCCCGGTCAGCGGTTACATGTCGAGCTCATTTTCCATTCCTCCATGATGCGCCAAGATCGGTCAAGACGGCACTTTTTCAGGACGAACGCCGGAACTTCTCTCGCCCGCGTGGCCGGCAGTCGCTTTACCGGCACGGCAGGGGCCGCCCGATGCGCATCGCGGACTCTCTACCGTCACGGACCTTTGGGACGGGCTCCAGGAACCGGGAGGCCAGCAGGCGGGAAGGCCCCTCGAGCTGAGGCACCTGGTCGAAACCGTCTTTCGAGATCAGGACGCCCATGGACGCCGCAAGGAACCGGTACGTGGTGACCCAGTCGGCGTCGCGCAGCGCCCGGCAGAGATAGAACGTGTGGGCGCCGTAATATGCGTCGCGGATGAGCGCGTCGGCCGCCGTCTGGTCTTCCCGGCAGGCGGCGAGCAGGACCGCGTTTCCCTTGGTGAGCGACACGCCGAAGCGACGGGCGGATCGGCGGGCGAAGCGGCGGGCGGGGCGGGGAAGGCCGGCGGGACACGGCATGTAGCGCGGGCGCGAGGGGGCGCCGGGACGCGCGGGTGTGCACGAAAAGGAGGGCCCGCGAAGGCCGGTGCCGGAATGGCAGCAATCGAGGATCACGGTGAGGAGGGCGCCTCTCGGAATGCCGCCGCATGCCGCGGCGAGGTCGTCGTCGGTGAGCGGGCGCTCCCAATCGACGTCGTAGGGGCAAAGGATCTCGTCCATCCCGTCGGTGGTCTCGTCGCCGCTCCGGTCCGGCACCTGGGAGCCGTGCCCCGAGTAATGAAATACGAGGGAATCGCCGGGCTTCGCCCCCGCCGAGAGCCACGAAAGACCGTCCAGGATCGCGCCCGTCGTCGCCGCGGAGTCGGTGAGCACCCGGATGTCCTCCTTGCCCGCGAAGCCGTACTCCCCCCGGAGCGTCTCCTCCATCCGCCGCACGTCGTTGAGGCATCCTTTCAGCGCGTCTCTCGGATCCGGGTAATTGTTGATGCCGACCAGCAGCGCTTTCTTTTTCATGGCCTGTCCTCCTTTGGCAGTTGGGGGACAGACGTGCAGATTCCGGGCCGGGAGGCGCAGAACGGGGACGTTCCTGAGAACTTCCGCAGAACCGGGACAGAGATGTAGAGGGGAAAACCGGGACGTTCATGAAGAACGCTGGAATGAACTAATAAATCAAACCGACTGCCTTCACCTAACAGTTTTGCGTTTTCATGAACGTCCCGGTTCTGACGTCTGTCCCTCTTTTGCGGAAGTTCTAAGGAACGTCCCCGTTCTGCGGTTCTGACGTCCGGTTTCCGATCCGGGGGGGAATTCCCCCCGGATTTTATCCGGACGCCAGCAGCTCACGGAAATATTGGATCGTTGGGATCAGCCCGTCCCGCAGCGGGATGGTCGGCGCCCAGCCGAGCTTGGTCCTGGCGAGAGTGATGTCGGGCCTGCGGCGGACGGGGTCGTCCTGGGGAAGCGGCTGGAAGACGATCTCGGACTTCGAGCCGGTCAGCTCCTTGACCATGTTCGCCAGCTCCAGGATGGTGAACTCGCCCGGGTTTCCAAGGTTCACGGGGCCGACCATCTCGTCCTGGTCCATCATTGCCATCATCCCCGTGACGAGGTCATCCACATAGCAGAAGGAGCGGGTCTGGCTACCCGTCCCGTACATCGTGATCGGCTCCCCCTTGAGCGCCTGGACGATAAAGTTCGAAACGACCCGGCCGTCGTTGGGGTGCATCCGGGGACCGTACGTGTTGAAGATCCGGATGACGCGGATCTGGAGCTTGTGCTGGCGATGATAGTCGAAGAAGAGGGTCTCGGCGCAGCGCTTCGCCTCGTCGTAGCAGGCCCGCACGCCGATCGGGTTCACGTTCCCCCAGTACGATTCCCTTTGCGGATGCTCGGTCGGATCGCCGTACACCTCGGAGGTGGAGGACTGCAGGATCTTCACCTTCAGCCGCTTGGCGAGGCCCAGCATGTTGATCGCGCCGTGGACGCAGGTCTTGGTCGTCTGCACCGGGTCGAACTGATAGTGGACCGGCGAGGCGGGGCAGGCAAGGTTGTAGATCTGGTCCACCTCGACGTACAGCGGCCAGGTGATGTCGTGGCGCATGAACTCGAACATCGGGTTGCCGATGAGGTGCCGGATGTT contains the following coding sequences:
- a CDS encoding transcription termination/antitermination NusG family protein; the protein is MEPKWYLVKTKALNENRVFTRLTGAGYDVLFPKFRKKSRRYKDVLDVRPLFPTYLFVRFRGDELKTIKYTHGVARVICFGIDPHEVGEEIIVAIRERMDPEGFVKLEPRKIDLSPGQKVKIGEGPFAGLDAIFLEELPDRERVVLLLDAVSSYKLTIGKNDLET
- the metE gene encoding 5-methyltetrahydropteroyltriglutamate--homocysteine S-methyltransferase yields the protein MPVLAACLGYPRIGIGRELKKALEGHWAGKTTAAELQSAAAALRRRHWTAMKEAGLDHIPCNDFSLYDHMLDMAVAVGAVPGRYRCVQDPQARYFAMARGLQDRGANIDLPALDMTKWFDTNYHYIVPEMEPGLSFRLDTSKILSEMEEARSLGIDPRPVVPGPVTFLMLSRYAPGSPGPRVPLDRLDALLPVYEELLGALAAKSVGWIQLDEPCLALDLDEAAADAYRRALPRLAACARRPRLMIATYFGSVAHNLPLLAGSGCDGIHVDLVRAPEQLDAVLEALPAGCSLSLGVVDGRNIWRTDLDAAHSLIRRAVHAVGEGRLLVAPSCSLLHVPIDLAAEHGLDPELRSWMAFAAQKIAEVRALADAAGADVPAGPLFAESRAAIAARRSSPRTRDPEVRARTSSVDESMLRRPGALRQRIAGQRTRFGLPLLPTTSIGSFPQTAEIREARSKRRKGLMSKEEYEEFLRGEIRRCVALQEKLGMDALVHGEFERNDMVEFFGEQLAGYAFTENGWVQSFGSRCVKPPVLFGDVKRRHPMTVEWSRFAQSLTRRPMKGILTGPVTMLQWSFVRDDQPRGETCRQIALALRDEVADLEAAGIGMIQVDEPAIREGLPLRRADMPRYLRWAVNAFRLATGGVRDETQVHTHFCYSEFGDILDSIVEMDADVMSIESSRSGMELLSNFRLGRIPGDVGPGVYDIHSPRVPSCEEIETLLTKAAEVIPPERLWVNPDCGLKTRGWPEVEASLANMVEAARRVRARIGSG
- a CDS encoding caspase family protein gives rise to the protein MKKKALLVGINNYPDPRDALKGCLNDVRRMEETLRGEYGFAGKEDIRVLTDSAATTGAILDGLSWLSAGAKPGDSLVFHYSGHGSQVPDRSGDETTDGMDEILCPYDVDWERPLTDDDLAAACGGIPRGALLTVILDCCHSGTGLRGPSFSCTPARPGAPSRPRYMPCPAGLPRPARRFARRSARRFGVSLTKGNAVLLAACREDQTAADALIRDAYYGAHTFYLCRALRDADWVTTYRFLAASMGVLISKDGFDQVPQLEGPSRLLASRFLEPVPKVRDGRESAMRIGRPLPCR
- a CDS encoding UDP-glucuronic acid decarboxylase family protein, producing the protein MKRVLVTGGAGFIGSHLCERLLARGDEVLCVDNFFTSRRQNIRHLIGNPMFEFMRHDITWPLYVEVDQIYNLACPASPVHYQFDPVQTTKTCVHGAINMLGLAKRLKVKILQSSTSEVYGDPTEHPQRESYWGNVNPIGVRACYDEAKRCAETLFFDYHRQHKLQIRVIRIFNTYGPRMHPNDGRVVSNFIVQALKGEPITMYGTGSQTRSFCYVDDLVTGMMAMMDQDEMVGPVNLGNPGEFTILELANMVKELTGSKSEIVFQPLPQDDPVRRRPDITLARTKLGWAPTIPLRDGLIPTIQYFRELLASG